A window from Opitutia bacterium ISCC 52 encodes these proteins:
- a CDS encoding cytochrome c — protein MVACGNCHTPRGDDHHPISDMHLAGAFQVDRAEFTAYSPNITPDHETGIGAWSDEEIIKAIREGVRPDGTVIGPPMPIRVYRDMSDTDVRSIVAYLRTVPPVHNKLPKSSYNIPLPDSYGPPVESVPDVSRKDTVAYGAYVANQLGHCMECHTPLVKGSPDLSRLGAGGNVFVKPHGIEIVAMAANISPHPEHGIGAWTDEEIKKAITQASSRDGRQLQPAMPFYWYQQIADEDLEALIAYLRSIPPQSAE, from the coding sequence ATGGTGGCCTGTGGCAACTGCCACACGCCGAGGGGGGACGACCATCATCCAATCAGTGACATGCACCTGGCGGGCGCATTCCAGGTCGACCGAGCTGAGTTCACGGCCTACTCACCAAATATCACGCCGGACCACGAAACCGGAATTGGTGCGTGGAGCGATGAAGAGATCATTAAAGCCATCCGCGAAGGTGTGCGACCCGACGGCACGGTCATCGGACCACCCATGCCCATAAGGGTCTATCGCGACATGTCAGACACCGACGTTAGATCCATCGTCGCGTATCTGCGAACGGTCCCTCCGGTGCATAATAAGCTGCCAAAATCTAGCTATAACATCCCCCTACCCGACTCCTATGGCCCACCTGTTGAAAGTGTCCCCGACGTCTCTCGGAAAGACACCGTCGCCTACGGTGCTTATGTGGCCAACCAATTAGGTCACTGCATGGAGTGCCATACTCCGCTAGTCAAAGGGAGTCCCGATCTAAGCCGACTCGGCGCGGGTGGAAATGTATTTGTGAAGCCGCATGGTATAGAAATCGTCGCTATGGCTGCGAATATCTCACCACATCCCGAGCACGGAATCGGCGCCTGGACGGATGAGGAAATCAAAAAGGCGATCACACAAGCAAGCAGCCGCGATGGACGGCAGCTGCAACCCGCCATGCCCTTCTATTGGTATCAACAAATAGCCGACGAGGACCTGGAAGCACTGATCGCATATCTTCGATCAATACCACCCCAGTCGGCCGAGTAG
- a CDS encoding MBL fold metallo-hydrolase: MLIKTTKWLAISVTLLASILLGGLNAYASEEADFEVIMLGVGSPPPLMHRFGAGTLIKAGDKYLLVDCGRGVTQRLWQLGVPLGRVDGLFVTHLHSDHVIGIPDLLLTGWLSSPFGGRKGNFNVWGPEGTQSMMDHIRLAYQGDVDIRVKDQGFTLEGVTPNTVEIEAGLIYNQDGVKVTAIVVNHGELIKPAYGYRVDYDGRSVVISGDTKYYPPLAEAAKGTDLFIHAVGAAKPELLASKDSWRVILDHHTEPEDVGRIFGQAQPKMAALYHYVTLTNGEIKPPSLGEISARLKTTYTGPLTMGADLTRFIIGKDKVTVIPPQ, translated from the coding sequence ATGCTGATAAAAACCACAAAATGGCTCGCCATAAGCGTTACCTTACTCGCATCCATCCTGTTAGGAGGTCTTAACGCCTACGCCAGTGAAGAAGCGGATTTTGAAGTTATCATGTTGGGGGTGGGGTCACCGCCACCGCTTATGCATCGCTTTGGTGCTGGAACGCTCATCAAGGCTGGAGATAAATACCTGTTGGTAGATTGTGGCCGCGGCGTTACCCAACGTTTGTGGCAATTGGGCGTTCCTTTGGGGCGTGTGGATGGTTTATTTGTTACGCATTTGCATTCAGACCATGTCATCGGGATTCCAGACCTTTTACTGACGGGTTGGTTGAGCTCTCCTTTCGGTGGCCGAAAAGGCAATTTCAACGTCTGGGGCCCTGAAGGGACCCAATCGATGATGGATCATATCCGTCTCGCTTATCAGGGTGACGTGGATATTCGAGTTAAAGATCAAGGATTCACTTTAGAGGGTGTGACACCCAATACCGTCGAAATCGAAGCTGGTCTTATTTATAATCAAGACGGCGTCAAAGTCACCGCCATTGTGGTGAACCACGGTGAATTGATCAAACCTGCCTATGGCTATCGAGTGGATTACGATGGCAGGTCCGTTGTGATATCTGGGGATACCAAGTACTATCCGCCGTTGGCAGAAGCGGCCAAAGGCACGGATCTTTTCATCCATGCGGTGGGCGCGGCCAAGCCTGAGCTATTGGCGTCCAAAGATTCTTGGAGAGTCATTCTCGACCATCATACTGAACCCGAAGATGTTGGTCGCATATTTGGTCAAGCTCAGCCAAAAATGGCCGCTCTGTATCACTACGTGACACTTACGAATGGTGAGATTAAGCCTCCGAGTTTGGGCGAGATTTCGGCTCGCCTGAAAACGACCTACACGGGTCCGTTGACGATGGGTGCTGATTTAACCCGCTTCATAATTGGAAAAGATAAGGTAACCGTTATTCCACCGCAATAA
- a CDS encoding glycosyltransferase translates to MVDDASTDHTSDIVKEMLSEDSRLHLITLKENGGTYSAKNRILRDYCHGEFYAHQDADDYSWDTRFEKQLELLKDHPQMAGCGTGIDEFFVDPSITPTIESEFPIQFDDKAQEYHRKVLYQPLLKRNDFVADYVESSHLPIIAMNGSIVVRTEVIKSLGGFDGRTPIGADYEFFLRLLSLHDFGNSQEVLYSRKYHAESLTRRPDMGSGSSFRKQYEGQWHERFKSLMPLMESKDTSALKAALKQDMFVAECDFEWKNGA, encoded by the coding sequence GTGGTAGACGATGCAAGCACCGATCATACTTCGGATATCGTTAAAGAAATGCTCTCCGAAGATTCGCGTCTTCACCTGATTACCCTGAAGGAAAACGGCGGAACTTATTCAGCGAAAAACAGAATCCTCAGGGATTATTGCCATGGAGAATTTTACGCGCACCAAGATGCAGATGATTATAGCTGGGATACTCGATTTGAGAAACAGTTGGAACTATTGAAAGACCATCCTCAGATGGCGGGTTGTGGCACCGGAATAGACGAGTTCTTTGTGGACCCGTCCATAACCCCGACCATCGAAAGCGAATTCCCCATCCAATTCGATGATAAGGCCCAGGAGTATCACCGAAAGGTTCTCTATCAGCCTTTACTCAAACGAAACGATTTCGTGGCAGATTACGTAGAAAGTTCGCATCTCCCCATTATCGCGATGAACGGCTCCATCGTAGTCAGAACAGAGGTCATAAAAAGCCTGGGTGGATTCGATGGAAGAACACCCATCGGGGCTGACTATGAATTCTTTTTGAGGCTGCTAAGCTTGCATGACTTCGGCAACTCGCAAGAAGTCCTCTACTCAAGAAAGTATCATGCAGAATCCCTGACCAGGCGCCCGGACATGGGAAGCGGTTCTAGCTTCAGGAAACAGTATGAGGGACAATGGCATGAAAGGTTTAAGTCACTGATGCCTTTGATGGAATCCAAAGACACCTCCGCTCTGAAGGCAGCGCTAAAACAAGACATGTTTGTCGCTGAGTGCGATTTCGAATGGAAGAACGGAGCTTAG
- a CDS encoding sulfatase-like hydrolase/transferase, which translates to MLLADDLGYKDIGSYEGPVKTPALDKLASNGTRFQTFYSGCAVCSPSRATLLTGRHHIRAGVYSWINDNSQYSHLLERELTIAELLKDQGYGTAHVGKWHLGLPTDTYDKPTPAEHGFDYWFATWNNANPSHRNPDNFIRNGEPVGEIKGYACQIVVDEAIAWLDEQHDSSKPFFLNVWFHEPHQRIAAPDTIVSEYGELKDQAAIYSGTIDNTDRAIARLVAKLEAMGVFEDTLIIYMSDNGSYREERTGNLRGKKGANWEGGIRVPGIFHWPGKIKKGQVQQEPGGIVDILPTLCGLLDIEAPADRHIDGSNLTPLLTGKKTFNRHQPFFWHLQRSNPIVAMRSGNYSLVAERDYELSLDNMFQEAWIPVIKSGEYKNFQLFDLSKDPSQENNIAASEPARTEQLKQQLYKINASIMADGPDWHLRN; encoded by the coding sequence ATTCTGCTAGCCGACGATCTGGGCTACAAGGATATCGGTAGCTACGAAGGGCCGGTAAAGACTCCGGCGTTGGACAAGCTGGCGTCGAATGGCACCAGGTTCCAAACCTTCTATTCGGGATGTGCGGTGTGTTCTCCCTCGCGTGCGACCTTGCTCACCGGTAGGCATCACATACGTGCAGGCGTGTATAGTTGGATCAATGATAACAGTCAGTATTCTCACTTGCTGGAACGAGAGCTAACGATTGCCGAGTTGTTGAAAGACCAGGGTTACGGCACGGCTCATGTAGGCAAGTGGCATCTGGGCTTGCCCACGGATACCTACGATAAACCGACACCGGCCGAGCATGGTTTTGATTACTGGTTTGCTACCTGGAACAATGCCAATCCGAGTCACCGGAATCCAGATAACTTTATTCGCAACGGGGAGCCAGTCGGAGAAATCAAAGGCTACGCCTGCCAGATTGTGGTGGACGAGGCGATTGCCTGGCTGGATGAACAGCACGATTCTAGTAAACCTTTTTTCTTAAACGTCTGGTTTCATGAGCCGCATCAGCGTATCGCTGCCCCGGATACGATTGTTTCTGAATATGGAGAGCTCAAAGACCAGGCAGCCATTTACTCGGGCACGATTGACAACACCGACCGGGCGATTGCACGACTCGTTGCCAAGCTGGAAGCGATGGGTGTGTTTGAGGACACACTGATTATCTATATGTCCGACAACGGCAGTTACCGTGAAGAGCGCACGGGGAATTTGCGTGGAAAAAAGGGTGCTAACTGGGAGGGCGGCATTCGCGTGCCAGGTATATTTCATTGGCCGGGTAAAATTAAGAAAGGGCAAGTTCAGCAGGAACCGGGTGGTATTGTAGATATATTACCGACCCTATGTGGTTTGCTCGATATTGAAGCGCCTGCGGACCGGCACATAGATGGTTCCAATCTTACTCCCCTGCTCACGGGGAAGAAGACATTCAATCGTCACCAACCGTTCTTCTGGCATCTGCAACGATCCAATCCCATTGTGGCTATGCGCAGCGGCAACTATTCACTGGTAGCGGAACGTGATTATGAGTTGTCCTTGGACAATATGTTCCAGGAAGCATGGATCCCGGTCATCAAGTCCGGGGAGTATAAAAACTTTCAGCTGTTTGACCTGAGCAAGGATCCGAGCCAGGAGAACAATATTGCTGCGAGTGAACCGGCGCGAACCGAGCAGTTAAAGCAGCAACTCTACAAAATCAATGCCAGCATCATGGCCGACGGCCCGGACTGGCACCTGCGGAATTGA